One window from the genome of Salvia splendens isolate huo1 chromosome 9, SspV2, whole genome shotgun sequence encodes:
- the LOC121746725 gene encoding BAG family molecular chaperone regulator 2-like: MMRLRSKRFSRSNSRVGGGGGVSPGATIGRGEIKWELRPGGMLVQKRESKENSGEETMITIRVSTVSKWHDISIQATSTFGELKILLSILTKLEPHEQRLLFKGKEREDDEHLHMVGVRDKDKVLMLEDPAIREGKLLGSGRTTRVIGAPYRTISV, from the exons atgatGAGGTTAAGGTCAAAGCGGTTCTCCAGAAGCAATTCTAGGgttggcggcggcggtggagtaAGCCCCGGCGCCACCATCGGCCGCGGAGAAATCAAATGGGAACTTAGGCCCGGCGGCATGCTTGTCCAAAAAAGAGAAAGCAAAGAAAATTCCGGCGAAGAGACGATGATCACCATTAGAGTCTCAACCGTCTCTAAATGGCATGATATCTCAATTCAAGCCACTTCCACATTTG GTGAATTGAAGATTCTGTTATCAATATTGACGAAATTGGAGCCCCACGAGCAAAGATTGCTATTCAAaggaaaagagagagaggatGATGAACACTTGCACATGGTAGGTGTAAGAGATAAGGACAAAGTGCTAATGTTAGAAGATCCGGCTATCAGAGAGGGCAAGCTACTCGGGTCGGGCCGGACCACCCGGGTCATCGGAGCCCCTTATCGCACTATTAGTGTCTAA